Proteins from one Mycolicibacter virginiensis genomic window:
- a CDS encoding hotdog fold domain-containing protein — protein sequence MTGSTSTYQAWRRLAGIPGGTRLFSAAAMARVPYFASVLPHVVRMEPGLAEVLVPKWPFVYNHLHTVHAIASCNAAEVAMGMLMEATVPRSHRWIPKAMNVAYLAKATTSLRATARLDPPDFSAITEGTEVVVPVSITDKAGVEVVHADITTWVTPAQITGEPGPLPRRA from the coding sequence GTGACCGGATCTACCAGTACTTATCAGGCATGGCGACGGCTGGCGGGCATCCCCGGCGGCACCCGGCTGTTCTCGGCCGCGGCGATGGCCCGGGTCCCCTACTTCGCCTCGGTGCTTCCGCACGTGGTCCGAATGGAGCCCGGGCTGGCCGAGGTGCTGGTGCCCAAGTGGCCGTTCGTCTACAACCACCTGCACACCGTGCACGCGATCGCGTCCTGCAACGCGGCCGAAGTCGCGATGGGGATGTTGATGGAGGCCACCGTGCCGCGCAGTCACCGCTGGATTCCCAAGGCGATGAACGTGGCTTACCTGGCCAAGGCGACGACGTCGTTGCGGGCAACGGCCCGGCTGGACCCACCGGACTTCAGCGCGATCACCGAAGGCACCGAAGTGGTGGTGCCGGTCAGCATCACCGACAAGGCGGGCGTCGAGGTGGTGCACGCCGATATCACCACCTGGGTGACGCCGGCCCAGATCACGGGCGAGCCGGGCCCGCTCCCCCGTCGAGCGTGA
- the eccE gene encoding type VII secretion protein EccE, whose protein sequence is MRAQHSLGLNLSWLRVTTVFLIDIGILWIGGHWPAQLGPPERAWWPAVGLAAVLSTAALITHRRVPLTAIVLARLLDRFATPAAFLTEGCTPGFDHRRRYSRDVVGVREHRGRLVSVIAVPATPTEATGRHRRVPAPVPTLSAELVAAGLRQFDVRLDGIDIVSVRTCDSPADSPDDERATADAPAVNEPGSSGPQDNWLILRMDPMHNTEAVAVRDSVAATLAVATERLARDLCERHLDARILSADEFDQVDTALLAGLQPTRLRRRRRRLKQKESKGPKQFAATFWMSPRDISTENLERLWLPETDTTAVTVRLTPQQRHTDVAVLVRYHTARRLRRNASAGLNRLNGRQLTALSTSLPTPTQRTLAVPARVLNGEDSLQVPLGPTAPQPLARIKVPA, encoded by the coding sequence ATGAGGGCACAGCATTCGTTGGGGCTCAATCTGTCTTGGCTGCGCGTGACCACGGTATTTCTGATCGACATCGGTATCTTGTGGATCGGCGGCCATTGGCCGGCCCAGCTCGGGCCCCCCGAGCGCGCATGGTGGCCGGCGGTGGGCCTTGCCGCGGTGCTTTCCACGGCGGCGTTGATCACCCACCGTCGAGTACCGCTGACGGCGATCGTGCTGGCGCGGCTGCTCGATCGCTTTGCGACCCCTGCAGCGTTTCTCACCGAAGGCTGTACGCCCGGCTTCGACCACCGCCGTCGCTACAGCCGCGACGTCGTCGGAGTACGCGAACACCGCGGGCGGCTGGTGTCGGTGATCGCCGTACCGGCCACACCGACCGAAGCGACCGGGCGGCATCGCCGCGTCCCGGCGCCGGTGCCGACTCTCTCCGCTGAGCTCGTCGCCGCCGGGCTGCGCCAGTTCGACGTACGCCTGGATGGGATCGACATCGTGTCGGTACGAACGTGTGACTCTCCCGCCGACTCTCCCGATGACGAACGCGCCACCGCCGACGCGCCGGCGGTCAATGAGCCCGGCTCCAGCGGACCACAAGACAACTGGCTGATCCTGCGGATGGATCCGATGCACAACACCGAGGCGGTGGCGGTTCGCGACTCAGTCGCCGCGACCCTGGCCGTAGCCACCGAACGACTGGCGCGCGACCTGTGCGAACGTCACCTGGACGCGCGCATCCTGTCCGCCGACGAGTTCGACCAGGTCGACACGGCTCTCTTGGCCGGTCTGCAGCCCACCCGGCTCCGCCGACGTCGCCGCCGACTGAAGCAGAAAGAGAGCAAGGGCCCCAAGCAGTTCGCGGCCACATTCTGGATGTCGCCGCGCGACATCTCGACGGAGAATCTCGAACGGCTGTGGCTGCCGGAGACCGATACGACCGCGGTCACGGTGCGCCTGACGCCGCAACAGCGCCACACTGACGTCGCGGTCCTGGTGCGCTACCACACCGCGCGTAGATTGCGCCGGAACGCCTCGGCCGGATTGAACCGTCTCAACGGCCGACAGTTGACCGCCTTGAGCACCAGCCTGCCGACGCCGACGCAACGCACGCTGGCGGTTCCGGCCCGGGTGCTCAACGGCGAGGATTCACTGCAGGTTCCGCTAGGCCCAACTGCGCCGCAGCCGTTGGCGCGGATCAAAGTTCCGGCATGA
- a CDS encoding carboxylesterase/lipase family protein codes for MSIGSCRWGRRVGAVVLALTAVLAGGCARSDGAASHRSVGPRAVALNADVVRTGSGLVRGTVGPDHRLFQGIPYAAPPVGPLRWQRPAPMPAWPGVRDAVRRGPWCIQPDAADVDPISEDCLTLNVWTPTGSSAEPLPVMVWIHGGSFMRGAGDIYHAQRLAVRGRIVVVTMNYRLGALGFLADPALGDPGNYGLADQQAALRWVRDNIDEFGGDPDKVTIAGESAGGMSVCDHLAAPDSAGLFRAAIIQSGPCQAQVEVPEAQRISREYAESLGCGERATAPHDPDELTASCLRALPPDRLAKPLWYSRFGTDYLSGPVVGGALLPKDPVRAFRESPAEGGPAGKPVLLGVNRDEFTMFVALRYLRVGQEITAAEYPDELADTFGRDSAAAVAEHYPPGRFDGSVSLAYAAAATDDIFACLADRMARGLAGGAPVYGYEFDDPHAPAPELYDQVPFPIGATHSLEMRYLFDIGGAPPLDSAQRRLSDQMIEYWTGFVVTGAPIAVDQPDWPAIGAGPDRRWMSLRTDGSRMITDYAAEHQCDFWATIRG; via the coding sequence ATGTCGATCGGATCGTGCCGGTGGGGTCGCCGGGTCGGCGCCGTCGTCCTGGCGCTGACTGCGGTGTTGGCCGGCGGCTGCGCGCGCTCGGACGGGGCGGCGTCGCACCGGAGCGTGGGGCCGCGGGCTGTCGCGCTCAACGCCGACGTGGTGCGGACCGGCTCCGGCCTGGTGAGGGGAACCGTCGGTCCGGATCACCGGCTGTTTCAAGGGATCCCGTACGCCGCGCCGCCGGTCGGGCCGTTGCGGTGGCAACGACCGGCGCCGATGCCGGCGTGGCCGGGTGTGCGTGACGCGGTCAGACGCGGGCCCTGGTGCATCCAGCCCGACGCTGCCGACGTCGATCCGATCAGCGAAGACTGCCTGACGCTCAACGTCTGGACGCCCACCGGCTCGTCCGCCGAACCGCTACCGGTCATGGTGTGGATCCACGGCGGCAGTTTCATGCGGGGGGCCGGCGACATCTACCACGCGCAACGGCTTGCCGTCCGGGGACGCATCGTCGTCGTCACGATGAACTATCGGCTGGGGGCGCTCGGCTTCCTGGCCGACCCGGCGCTGGGGGACCCCGGCAACTATGGGCTGGCCGACCAGCAGGCGGCCCTGCGTTGGGTTCGCGACAACATCGACGAATTCGGCGGCGACCCAGACAAAGTGACGATCGCCGGCGAATCCGCCGGTGGCATGTCGGTCTGTGACCATCTGGCCGCCCCGGACTCGGCGGGCCTGTTTCGGGCCGCCATCATTCAGAGTGGGCCGTGCCAGGCCCAGGTCGAGGTGCCCGAGGCGCAGCGGATCAGCCGCGAATACGCCGAGTCCCTGGGGTGCGGCGAACGGGCCACGGCGCCGCACGACCCTGACGAGCTGACTGCGTCGTGTCTGCGGGCGCTGCCGCCCGACCGGTTGGCCAAGCCGCTGTGGTACTCCCGGTTCGGCACCGATTACCTCAGCGGGCCGGTGGTCGGCGGCGCGCTGCTGCCCAAGGATCCGGTGCGGGCGTTCCGGGAATCTCCGGCAGAGGGCGGCCCCGCGGGCAAGCCGGTGTTGCTGGGGGTCAACCGTGATGAGTTCACCATGTTCGTCGCGCTGCGGTATCTGCGCGTCGGACAGGAGATCACCGCCGCCGAATACCCGGACGAGCTGGCCGACACCTTCGGTCGCGACTCCGCCGCCGCGGTAGCCGAGCACTATCCGCCGGGCCGGTTCGACGGCAGCGTCTCGCTGGCCTACGCGGCCGCTGCCACTGACGACATCTTCGCCTGCCTGGCCGACCGGATGGCGCGCGGCCTGGCCGGCGGCGCGCCCGTCTACGGCTACGAATTCGACGACCCGCACGCCCCGGCCCCGGAGTTGTACGACCAGGTGCCGTTCCCGATCGGCGCCACCCACTCGCTGGAGATGCGCTATCTCTTCGACATCGGCGGCGCCCCGCCTCTGGACTCCGCCCAGCGCCGGCTGTCCGACCAGATGATCGAGTACTGGACAGGGTTCGTCGTCACCGGTGCGCCGATCGCCGTCGACCAGCCCGACTGGCCCGCGATCGGAGCCGGGCCCGACCGGCGGTGGATGTCACTGCGCACCGACGGCAGTCGGATGATCACCGACTACGCCGCTGAGCACCAGTGCGACTTCTGGGCGACGATCCGCGGCTGA
- the rplV gene encoding 50S ribosomal protein L22, with protein MSATTEFPSAVAKARFVRVSASKARRVINLVRGKSVSDALDILRWAPQQASLPVAKVIASAAANAQNNDGLDPATLVVASVYADEGPTAKRIKPRAQGRAYRIRRRTSHITVVVESRPSSGGGSAQSASAARARRAQGSKAASDQAGATAPAKKASAAKATEKAPAKKASAAKAAEKTTDKAAAKKAPAKKAAAKKAPETSDAKEGSE; from the coding sequence GTGAGTGCCACGACTGAATTTCCGTCCGCTGTCGCCAAGGCCCGCTTTGTGCGGGTTTCGGCCAGCAAAGCCCGCCGGGTGATCAACCTGGTCCGCGGCAAGTCGGTGTCCGACGCATTGGACATCCTGCGCTGGGCACCGCAGCAGGCCAGCCTGCCGGTGGCCAAGGTCATCGCCAGCGCGGCTGCCAACGCCCAGAACAACGACGGCCTGGACCCGGCCACCCTCGTGGTGGCCAGCGTCTACGCCGACGAGGGCCCGACCGCCAAGCGGATCAAGCCGCGCGCCCAGGGGCGTGCGTACCGGATCCGTCGGCGCACCAGCCACATCACTGTGGTGGTGGAGAGCCGGCCGTCCTCCGGTGGCGGCTCCGCGCAGTCCGCCAGCGCGGCCCGGGCGCGTCGTGCGCAGGGCAGCAAGGCGGCCTCCGACCAGGCGGGTGCGACGGCCCCGGCGAAGAAGGCTTCGGCGGCCAAGGCGACCGAGAAGGCGCCGGCCAAGAAGGCTTCCGCAGCCAAGGCTGCCGAGAAGACGACTGATAAAGCGGCGGCGAAGAAGGCGCCCGCCAAGAAGGCGGCAGCCAAGAAGGCGCCTGAGACGTCCGACGCGAAGGAGGGCTCGGAGTAA
- the rplP gene encoding 50S ribosomal protein L16, giving the protein MLIPRKVKHRKQHHPKQRGIASGGTAVTFGEYGIQALEHAYVTNRQIESARIAINRHIKRGGKVWINIFPDRPLTKKPAETRMGSGKGSPEWWVANVKPGRVLFELSYPNEAIARAALTRAIHKLPIKARIVTREEQF; this is encoded by the coding sequence ATGTTGATTCCCCGTAAGGTCAAGCACCGCAAGCAGCACCACCCCAAGCAGCGCGGTATCGCCAGCGGCGGCACCGCGGTGACGTTCGGTGAGTACGGCATCCAGGCACTGGAGCACGCCTACGTCACCAACCGGCAGATCGAGTCGGCTCGTATCGCCATCAACCGGCACATCAAGCGTGGCGGCAAGGTGTGGATCAACATCTTCCCGGACCGTCCGCTGACCAAGAAGCCCGCCGAAACCCGCATGGGTTCCGGTAAGGGTTCGCCGGAGTGGTGGGTCGCCAACGTCAAGCCGGGTCGGGTGCTGTTCGAGCTGAGCTACCCGAATGAGGCCATTGCCCGCGCCGCACTGACCCGGGCGATCCACAAGCTGCCGATCAAGGCGCGCATCGTGACCCGAGAGGAGCAGTTCTGA
- the rpsJ gene encoding 30S ribosomal protein S10, with amino-acid sequence MAGQKIRIRLKAYDHEAIDASARKIVETVTRTGASVVGPVPLPTEKNVYCVIRSPHKYKDSREHFEMRTHKRLIDILDPTPKTVDALMRIDLPASVDVNIQ; translated from the coding sequence GTGGCGGGACAAAAGATCCGCATCAGGCTCAAGGCCTACGACCACGAGGCGATTGACGCCTCGGCGCGCAAGATCGTTGAGACGGTCACTCGTACCGGTGCGTCCGTAGTCGGCCCGGTGCCACTGCCGACCGAAAAGAACGTGTATTGCGTTATCCGGTCCCCGCACAAGTACAAGGACTCGCGGGAGCACTTCGAGATGCGCACCCACAAGCGGCTGATCGACATCCTCGATCCCACGCCGAAGACCGTTGACGCTTTGATGCGCATCGATCTGCCGGCCAGCGTCGACGTCAATATCCAATAG
- the rpsS gene encoding 30S ribosomal protein S19, with product MPRSLKKGPFVDDHLLKKVDVQNEKNTKQVIKTWSRRSTIIPDFIGHTFAVHDGRKHVPVFVTESMVGHKLGEFAPTRTFKGHIKDDRKAKRR from the coding sequence ATGCCACGCAGCCTCAAGAAGGGTCCGTTCGTCGACGACCATCTGCTCAAGAAGGTCGACGTCCAGAACGAGAAGAACACCAAGCAGGTCATCAAGACCTGGTCGCGTCGGTCGACGATCATCCCGGACTTCATCGGGCACACGTTCGCCGTACACGATGGCCGCAAGCATGTTCCGGTATTCGTCACCGAGTCGATGGTCGGGCACAAGCTCGGCGAATTCGCTCCGACGCGCACCTTCAAGGGACACATCAAAGACGACCGGAAGGCTAAGCGCCGGTGA
- a CDS encoding IS30 family transposase, producing MELLAAGWSTAQAAREVGVNVRTARDWRQGIRHVNNTRIYPDGRVVDYNHGTVYKQPVTSVTCDDTGPPAIDGRYLSIEDRVAIAEGLLGRDSLRAIADRIGKNVSTVSREVRRHSIDGRYLPYQADRVAVAARARPKGSKLVVNTVLREAVEEGLSRKLSPEQISRRLRRDHPDDESMWVSHETIYQALYFQARGGLKREVQQALRTGRTRRKPHRKDGERYQRFTDPMVMISDRPAEVEDRAIPGHWEGDLITGEKNQTAIGTLVERTTRYTMLLHLPGGHDAETVRDALIATMSTLPAHLRGSLTWDQGAEMAGHKQFSMATDMAVYFCDPASPWQRGSNENTNGLLRQYFPKGTDLSIYGPEDLEHVAQELNSRPRKTLGWDTPAERLRDLLLAN from the coding sequence ATGGAGCTGCTCGCGGCCGGCTGGTCAACCGCGCAGGCAGCTCGTGAGGTCGGTGTGAACGTACGGACCGCGCGGGACTGGCGCCAGGGGATTCGCCACGTCAACAACACGCGGATCTATCCCGATGGCCGGGTCGTGGACTACAACCACGGCACCGTCTACAAACAGCCTGTGACCAGTGTGACCTGCGATGACACCGGGCCGCCGGCGATTGACGGCCGGTATCTGTCGATCGAGGATCGGGTAGCGATCGCCGAGGGCCTGCTCGGGAGGGATTCGCTGCGGGCGATCGCCGACCGGATCGGCAAGAACGTCTCCACCGTCTCGCGGGAGGTCCGCAGACACAGCATTGATGGCCGATACCTGCCGTATCAGGCCGATCGTGTGGCAGTGGCGGCCCGGGCGCGGCCCAAGGGGTCCAAACTGGTGGTGAACACGGTCCTGCGGGAGGCGGTCGAGGAAGGCTTATCGCGCAAGCTCTCACCGGAGCAGATCTCGCGCCGCCTGCGCCGGGATCATCCCGACGACGAGAGCATGTGGGTGAGCCACGAAACGATCTACCAGGCCCTCTACTTCCAGGCCCGAGGTGGCTTGAAACGAGAAGTGCAGCAAGCACTTCGGACCGGACGAACGAGACGTAAACCGCACCGCAAAGACGGCGAACGCTATCAGCGGTTCACCGACCCGATGGTGATGATCAGCGACCGCCCCGCCGAAGTCGAAGACCGTGCGATCCCCGGGCATTGGGAAGGCGATCTGATCACCGGGGAGAAGAACCAGACCGCGATCGGCACCCTCGTCGAGCGAACGACGCGCTACACGATGCTGCTGCACCTACCGGGCGGGCATGACGCCGAGACCGTGCGCGATGCACTGATCGCAACTATGAGCACCCTGCCGGCACATCTGCGGGGGTCACTGACCTGGGACCAAGGCGCCGAGATGGCCGGGCACAAGCAGTTCAGCATGGCCACCGACATGGCCGTCTATTTCTGCGATCCGGCCAGCCCCTGGCAGCGTGGCAGCAACGAGAACACCAACGGACTGCTGCGGCAGTACTTCCCCAAAGGAACCGACCTGAGCATCTACGGACCCGAAGACCTCGAACACGTCGCCCAAGAGCTCAACAGCCGCCCACGCAAAACGCTCGGCTGGGATACCCCAGCCGAGCGCCTGCGTGATCTACTACTGGCCAACTAA
- the rplW gene encoding 50S ribosomal protein L23: MATITDPRDIILAPVISEKSYGLIEDNVYTFVVHPDSNKTQIKIAIEKIFAVKVSSVNTANRPGKRKRSRTGYGKRKDTKRAIVTLAPGSKPIDLFAAPA, from the coding sequence ATGGCGACCATCACCGACCCCCGCGACATCATCCTCGCGCCGGTCATCTCCGAGAAGTCCTACGGACTGATCGAGGACAACGTGTACACGTTCGTGGTGCACCCGGACTCGAACAAGACGCAGATCAAGATCGCGATCGAGAAGATCTTCGCGGTCAAGGTTTCGTCGGTGAACACCGCGAACCGGCCGGGCAAGCGCAAGCGGTCCCGGACCGGCTACGGCAAGCGCAAGGACACCAAGCGCGCCATTGTGACTCTGGCGCCCGGCAGCAAGCCGATCGACCTGTTCGCCGCACCGGCCTGA
- the rplC gene encoding 50S ribosomal protein L3 codes for MARKGILGTKLGMTQVFDENNKVVPVTVVKAGPNVVTRIRTPERDGYSAVQLAYGEISPRKVNKPVTGQYAAAGVNPRRHLAELRLDDEAAAAAYEVGQELTAEIFSDGSYVDVTGTSKGKGYAGTMKRHGFRGQGAGHGAQAVHRRPGSIGGCSTPGRVFKGTRMSGRMGSDRVTTQNLVVHKVDAENGVLLIKGAIPGRNGGLVLVRSAIKKGEK; via the coding sequence ATGGCACGCAAAGGTATTTTGGGTACCAAACTGGGCATGACGCAGGTGTTCGACGAGAACAACAAGGTCGTGCCGGTCACGGTCGTCAAGGCCGGGCCAAACGTGGTGACCCGCATCCGTACCCCCGAGCGCGACGGCTACAGCGCCGTGCAGCTCGCCTACGGCGAGATCAGCCCCCGCAAGGTGAACAAGCCGGTCACCGGTCAGTACGCCGCCGCGGGTGTGAACCCCCGCCGTCACCTCGCCGAGCTGCGGCTCGACGACGAGGCCGCCGCGGCCGCGTACGAGGTCGGCCAGGAACTGACCGCCGAGATTTTCAGTGACGGCAGCTACGTCGACGTCACCGGAACTTCCAAGGGCAAAGGCTACGCCGGCACCATGAAGCGGCACGGCTTCCGTGGCCAGGGCGCCGGTCACGGCGCTCAGGCGGTGCACCGCCGGCCGGGTTCGATCGGTGGCTGCTCGACCCCCGGCCGGGTGTTCAAGGGCACCCGGATGTCGGGCCGGATGGGCAGCGACCGTGTCACCACCCAGAACCTGGTGGTGCACAAGGTCGACGCCGAGAACGGTGTGCTGTTGATCAAGGGCGCCATTCCGGGCCGCAACGGTGGGCTGGTTCTGGTCCGCAGCGCGATCAAAAAGGGTGAGAAGTAA
- the rplD gene encoding 50S ribosomal protein L4, whose translation MAGIKIDVKTPDGKSSGSVELPAELFDAPANIALMHQVVIAQLAAARQGTHSTKTRGEVSGGGRKPYRQKGTGRARQGSTRAPQFTGGGVVHGPKPRDYSQRTPKKMIAAALRGALSDRARNGRIHAVTELVSGQTPSTKDAKMFLGSITDRKQVLVVIGRADETGAKSVRNLPGVHILSPDQLNTHDVLRADDVVFSVEALNSYIEAHTAKTEEVSA comes from the coding sequence ATGGCCGGCATCAAGATTGACGTCAAGACTCCGGACGGCAAGTCCAGCGGCTCGGTTGAGCTGCCCGCCGAGCTGTTCGACGCTCCCGCCAACATCGCGCTCATGCACCAGGTGGTGATCGCTCAGTTGGCCGCGGCCCGTCAGGGTACGCACTCGACCAAGACCCGCGGTGAGGTCAGCGGCGGTGGCCGTAAGCCTTACCGGCAGAAGGGAACCGGCCGGGCCCGTCAGGGTTCGACCCGGGCGCCGCAGTTCACCGGTGGTGGCGTGGTGCACGGCCCCAAGCCGCGCGACTACAGCCAGCGCACCCCGAAGAAGATGATCGCCGCCGCCCTGCGCGGAGCGTTGTCGGACCGGGCGCGCAACGGCCGGATCCACGCGGTCACCGAACTGGTGAGCGGACAGACCCCGTCGACCAAGGACGCCAAGATGTTCCTGGGCTCGATCACTGACCGCAAGCAGGTGCTGGTGGTCATCGGCCGGGCCGACGAGACGGGCGCCAAGAGCGTGCGCAACCTGCCGGGTGTGCACATCCTGTCCCCGGACCAGCTCAACACCCACGATGTGCTGCGTGCCGACGACGTGGTGTTCAGCGTCGAGGCTCTGAACTCCTACATCGAGGCTCACACCGCCAAAACCGAGGAGGTTTCGGCCTGA
- the rpmC gene encoding 50S ribosomal protein L29 yields the protein MAVGVTAGELRELNGDELVEQLRESKEELFNLRFQMATGQLTNNRRLRTVRHQIARIYTVLRERELGLASGPAGSEGEAS from the coding sequence ATGGCAGTGGGAGTTACCGCTGGCGAACTGCGCGAGCTTAACGGCGACGAACTCGTCGAGCAGCTGCGCGAGTCCAAAGAGGAGCTGTTCAACCTGCGTTTCCAGATGGCGACCGGGCAGCTCACCAACAACCGTCGGCTCCGCACGGTGCGCCACCAGATCGCGCGCATCTACACCGTGTTGCGCGAACGGGAACTGGGCCTGGCGTCCGGTCCCGCTGGTTCTGAAGGCGAGGCATCGTAA
- the rpsC gene encoding 30S ribosomal protein S3 produces the protein MGQKINPHGFRLGITTDWKSHWYADKQYAEYVKEDVAIRRLLSSGLERAGIADVTIERTRDRVRVDIHTARPGIVIGRRGTEADRIRGDLEKLTGKQVQLNILEVKQPEAVAQLVAQGVAEQLSNRVAFRRAMRKAIQSAMRQPNVKGIRVQCSGRLGGAEMSRSEFYREGRVPLHTLRADIDYGLYEAKTTFGRIGVKVWIYKGDVVGGKRELAVAAPSADRPRRERPSGTRPRRSGASGTTATSTDAGRAAESTENAAAAETVTEGAATAESQATQSTEN, from the coding sequence ATGGGCCAGAAGATCAACCCGCACGGCTTCCGGCTCGGGATCACCACCGACTGGAAGTCGCACTGGTACGCCGACAAGCAGTACGCGGAGTACGTCAAGGAAGACGTGGCGATCCGCCGGCTGCTGTCGAGCGGCCTGGAGCGCGCCGGCATCGCCGACGTGACCATCGAGCGCACCCGGGACCGGGTCCGGGTCGACATCCACACCGCCCGGCCGGGCATCGTGATCGGCCGCCGCGGTACCGAGGCCGACCGGATCCGTGGCGACCTGGAGAAGCTCACCGGTAAGCAGGTGCAGCTGAACATCCTTGAGGTGAAGCAGCCGGAGGCCGTCGCCCAGCTCGTCGCGCAGGGTGTCGCCGAGCAGCTGAGCAACCGTGTGGCGTTCCGCCGCGCGATGCGCAAGGCGATCCAGTCGGCGATGCGTCAGCCCAACGTCAAGGGCATCCGGGTGCAGTGCTCGGGCCGTCTCGGCGGCGCCGAGATGAGCCGCTCGGAGTTCTACCGCGAAGGTCGGGTGCCGCTGCACACGCTGCGCGCCGACATCGACTACGGGCTGTACGAGGCGAAGACCACCTTCGGCCGGATCGGTGTGAAGGTCTGGATCTACAAGGGCGACGTGGTCGGTGGCAAGCGCGAGCTGGCCGTCGCCGCACCGTCGGCCGACCGTCCGCGCCGGGAGCGCCCGTCGGGCACCCGCCCGCGCCGCAGCGGCGCTTCGGGTACCACCGCGACCAGCACCGACGCCGGGCGGGCCGCTGAGAGCACTGAGAACGCCGCTGCTGCGGAAACGGTCACCGAGGGCGCAGCGACCGCGGAGTCACAAGCAACGCAGAGCACGGAGAACTAG
- the rplB gene encoding 50S ribosomal protein L2 yields MGIRKYKPTTPGRRGASVSDFAELTRSHPEKSLVRPLHGHGGRNAHGRITTRHKGGGHKRAYRVIDFRRHDKDGVNAKVAHIEYDPNRTARIALLHYLDGEKRYIIAPQGLSQGDVVESGANADIKPGNNLPLRNIPAGTLVHAVELRPGGGAKLARSAGSSIQLLGKEGAYASLRMPSGEIRRVDVRCRATVGEVGNAEQANINWGKAGRMRWKGKRPTVRGVVMNPVDHPHGGGEGKTSGGRHPVSPWGKPEGRTRRPNKPSDKLIVRRRRTGKKR; encoded by the coding sequence ATGGGAATCCGCAAGTACAAGCCGACGACCCCCGGTCGTCGCGGTGCCAGCGTCTCCGATTTCGCTGAGCTCACCCGCTCTCACCCGGAGAAGTCGCTGGTTCGGCCGCTGCACGGCCACGGTGGGCGTAACGCCCACGGCCGGATCACCACCCGGCACAAGGGTGGCGGTCACAAGCGTGCCTACCGCGTGATCGACTTCCGTCGGCACGACAAGGACGGCGTCAACGCCAAGGTCGCCCACATCGAGTACGACCCCAACCGCACCGCGCGTATCGCGCTGCTGCACTACCTGGACGGTGAGAAGCGCTACATCATCGCCCCGCAGGGTCTGTCTCAGGGCGACGTGGTGGAGTCGGGCGCCAACGCCGACATCAAACCGGGCAACAACCTGCCGCTGCGCAACATCCCCGCCGGCACCCTGGTGCACGCGGTGGAGCTGCGCCCGGGAGGCGGGGCCAAGCTGGCCCGCTCGGCTGGGTCCAGCATCCAGCTGCTGGGTAAGGAAGGCGCCTACGCCTCGCTGCGTATGCCTTCGGGCGAGATCCGCCGAGTCGACGTGCGCTGCCGCGCCACCGTCGGCGAGGTGGGTAACGCCGAGCAGGCCAACATCAACTGGGGTAAGGCCGGCCGTATGCGGTGGAAGGGCAAGCGCCCGACCGTCCGTGGTGTGGTCATGAACCCGGTGGACCACCCGCACGGTGGTGGTGAGGGCAAGACCTCCGGCGGCCGGCACCCGGTCAGCCCGTGGGGTAAGCCGGAGGGTCGCACCCGCCGGCCGAACAAGCCCAGCGACAAGCTCATCGTCCGACGCCGGCGCACCGGCAAGAAGCGCTAG
- the rpsQ gene encoding 30S ribosomal protein S17, translated as MAQAAKANAAEKGPKHTARTETPRGRRKTQIGYVVSDKMEKTIVVELEDRVKHPLYGKIIRTTKKVKAHDENNTAGIGDRVSLMETRPLSASKRWRLVEILEKAK; from the coding sequence ATGGCACAGGCTGCAAAGGCTAACGCCGCGGAGAAGGGTCCCAAGCACACCGCGCGTACGGAAACCCCGCGGGGCCGCCGCAAGACCCAGATCGGCTACGTGGTCAGCGACAAGATGGAGAAGACCATCGTCGTCGAGCTCGAGGACCGCGTGAAGCACCCGCTGTACGGCAAGATCATCCGGACCACCAAGAAGGTCAAGGCGCACGACGAGAACAACACGGCCGGCATCGGTGACCGCGTGTCGCTGATGGAGACCCGTCCGTTGTCGGCGTCGAAGCGCTGGCGCCTGGTCGAGATCCTGGAGAAGGCCAAGTAA